The Pantoea eucalypti sequence GGAGATTCTGACCGGCCTGCGCATTGGGCTCGGGGTGGGCTGGTCAACGCTGGTGGCGGCGGAGCTGATTGCCGCCACGCGTGGCCTCGGTTTTATGGTGCAGTCAGCGGGAGAATTCCTCGCCACCGATGTGGTGCTGGCGGGTATCGCCGTGATTGCTTTTATCGCTTTTAGCCTGGAACTTGGGCTCCGCGCGTTGCAGCGCCGTCTGACGCCCTGGAGTGGAGAACAATCATGAATGAACGTCTGAGTTTTACCCCGCTTGGCCCTTACATAGGCGCGCAGGTCTCAAACCTGGATGTCTCACGGCCATTGAGTGATGCGCAGTTTGAGCAGCTGTATCATGGCTTGCTGCGTCATCAGGTGCTGTTTCTGCGGGACCAGAAAATAACGCCGGAACAGCATCGCGCACTGGCAATCCGTTTTGGCGACCTGCATATCCATCCGGTCTATCCCCATGCGGAGGGCGTCGAAGAGATTATCGTGCTCGATACCCATCAGGATAATCCGCCGGATAATGACAACTGGCACACCGATGTCACCTTTATCGAAACACCACCGGCTGTCGCGCTGCTGGCATCCAAAGTCTTACCGGAAGCGGGCGGTGACACGCTCTGGACCAGTGGCATCGCCGCTTACGAGGCGCTGTCAGTGCCTTTTAAGCAGTTGCTGGAGGGTCTCCGCGCCGAGCATGATTTTAAAAAATCATTCCAGGAGTATAAGTACCGCAAAACGGAGGAAGAACATCTGCGCTGGCAGCAGGCGGTGGCAAAACATCCACCCGTGCAGCATCCGGTAATCCGCACGCATCCGGTCAGCGGCAAAAAAGCGCTGTTTGTGAATGAAGGCTTTACCACGCGGATCCTGGATTTAAGCGAGAAGGAGAGTGATGCGGTGCTGGGCTTCCTGTTTGCGCACGCCACCAAACCGGAGTTTCAGGTGCGCTGGCGCTGGCAGCCAGACGATCTGGCTATCTGGGATAATCGGGTCACGCAGCATTATGCCAATGCCGACTATTATCCGGCCCGGCGGATCATGCAGCGGGCAACGGTACTGGGCGACAAACCCCGTTAAAAAGCATCTCCCCGTAAGCGGGGAGATTTTTTATGAGGCCATAATCTGTTCGAGCTGTTCCTGGGCTTCCAGCCACGCCATCTCAACCTCTTCCAGCGCAGATTTACTTTCCGCCTGCCGCTTGAGTGCAGTGGTCAGGTCCGCTTTTCGGCTCTGATCATAAATCGCACTGTCTGCGAGCTGCGCTTCGGCATCGGCCAGCTGGCTCTGCCATTTGCTCATCTGCTTTTCCAGCTTCTCTATCTCTTTGCGCAGCGGCTGGGTCTGGGTGCGCAGTTCGGCATCACGGCGCTTTTGATCTTTACGCGCCTGGGCGCTGTTACCGTTATCCAGTTTCGGCGCGGCATCCTGTTGCGCCTGCTGTTTCTGCAGATCGCTCAGCCACTGCTGATAATCTTCGAGGTCGCCCTCAAACACATCCACTTTGCCATCATGCACCAGATAGAGATCGTCCGTGGTCGCGCGCAGCAGGTGACGGTCATGCGAGACCACCACCAGTGCACCTTCGAAGTCGATCAGCGCTTCGGTCAGCGCCTGGCGCATATCAAGATCCAGGTGGTTGGTTGGTTCATCGAGCAACAGCAGGTTAGGGCGTTGCCAGACAATCAGCGCCAGCACCAGTCGCGCTTTCTCACCGCCGGAGAAGCGCTCAGTGTTCTCCGTGACTTTGTCGCCGCGGAAATCGAAGCCGCCCAGATAGTCGCGCAGCTGCTGTTCCAGCACGTCAGGCGCAATGCGCGACAGATGCTGCAGCGGTGACTCATCGGCCCGCAGGTACTCCAGCTGATGCTGGGCGAAGTAACCAAGCTTGATCCCTTTCGCCAGCCCCATCTTGCCATGCATCGCCTCCAGCTCACCTGCCAGCAGCTTAATCAGGGTGGATTTACCGGCTCCGTTACGTCCCAGCAGGCCGATGCGTGAGCCTGGCACCAGGTTGAGCTTGATCGCGTCGAGAATGATGCGATCGCCATAACCTGCGGTGACCTTCTCCATCTTCATCAGTGGATTAGGCAGGTTTTCCGGCTTGCGGAAGGTGAAGCTGAATGGATTATCAACATGGGCGGGCGCAATCATCTCCATGCGCTCCAGCATCTTGATGCGGCTCTGTGCCTGTTTCGCCTTGGTCGCCTGGGCGCGGAAGCGATCAATGTAGCTGTGCAAATGCGCGACTTTCTCCTGCTGACTCTCATACAGCGCCTGCTGCTGAGCCAGCTTGGCGACGCGCTGCCGTTCAAAGGAGCTGTAGTTGCCGGTATATTCGAACATCGACTCCTGTTCGATATGAATAATTTTGTCGATGACCGGATCGAGGAAGTCACGATCGTGCGAGATCAGGATCAGTGTGCCTTCATAACTTTTCAGCCAGCGCTCCAGCCAGATCACCGCATCGAGATCGAGGTGGTTGGTCGGTTCATCCAGCAACAGCAGATCGGAACGGCAAATCAACGCCTGTGCCAGATTGAGGCGCATGCGCCAGCCACCAGAAAAGTCGCTGACCGGCCGTTGCAACTGCTCCTGACTGAAGCCCAGGCCGTGCAACAGGCTTGAGGCGCGCGCATGAATGCTCCACGCCTGCACCGCGTCCAGCTGGCCATGCAGCAGCGCAATGGCATTGCCATCGTCACGCAGATTGGCGTCCGCCAGCTCGGCTTCAAGCTGACGAAACTGGCGATCGCCATCAATCACGTACTCCAGCGCGGCTTTATCCAGCGCTGGCGTTTCCTGATTCACCCAGGCCAGCGCCCAGTGAGCGGGGAACGTGACGGTGCCGGCATCGCTGGTGATTTCACCTTTTAACAGCGACAGCAGCGTGGATTTCCCACAGCCGTTTTTACCCACCAGCCCGACCTTCTGACCGGGATTAATGGTGGCGGTGGCATTGTCGAGCAGGACGCGGATGCCGCGGCGAATTTGTAAGGCTGAGAAGACAATCATGTAAGCGCCGTATCGTCAGAATATGTTAATTTACTGGCAACATAATGAGATTTTGCTGCGTCGTGCATGGTAGCTGAAAACCGCACCAATGACGACGCTTTGGAGGGAAAGGATGTCGCAGCCACCCAGGGTTTTGCTGCTTTATGCTCATCCGGAATCACAGGATTCGATCGCGAATCGGATTTTGTTACAGCCGGCTCAGGCACTGGAACACGTCACCGTGCACGATCTGTACGCGGCCTATCCGGATTTTTTTATCGATATTCATCATGAACAACAGTTACTGCGCGAACATGACGTGATCATTTTTCAGCATCCGCTCTATACCTACAGCTGTCCGGCATTGCTGAAAGAGTGGCTGGATCGGGTTCTGTCCCGCGGCTTCGCCAATGGCGTGGATGGCAATGCACTTGAAGGTAAAT is a genomic window containing:
- the tauD gene encoding taurine dioxygenase, with the translated sequence MNERLSFTPLGPYIGAQVSNLDVSRPLSDAQFEQLYHGLLRHQVLFLRDQKITPEQHRALAIRFGDLHIHPVYPHAEGVEEIIVLDTHQDNPPDNDNWHTDVTFIETPPAVALLASKVLPEAGGDTLWTSGIAAYEALSVPFKQLLEGLRAEHDFKKSFQEYKYRKTEEEHLRWQQAVAKHPPVQHPVIRTHPVSGKKALFVNEGFTTRILDLSEKESDAVLGFLFAHATKPEFQVRWRWQPDDLAIWDNRVTQHYANADYYPARRIMQRATVLGDKPR
- a CDS encoding ABC transporter ATP-binding protein — protein: MIVFSALQIRRGIRVLLDNATATINPGQKVGLVGKNGCGKSTLLSLLKGEITSDAGTVTFPAHWALAWVNQETPALDKAALEYVIDGDRQFRQLEAELADANLRDDGNAIALLHGQLDAVQAWSIHARASSLLHGLGFSQEQLQRPVSDFSGGWRMRLNLAQALICRSDLLLLDEPTNHLDLDAVIWLERWLKSYEGTLILISHDRDFLDPVIDKIIHIEQESMFEYTGNYSSFERQRVAKLAQQQALYESQQEKVAHLHSYIDRFRAQATKAKQAQSRIKMLERMEMIAPAHVDNPFSFTFRKPENLPNPLMKMEKVTAGYGDRIILDAIKLNLVPGSRIGLLGRNGAGKSTLIKLLAGELEAMHGKMGLAKGIKLGYFAQHQLEYLRADESPLQHLSRIAPDVLEQQLRDYLGGFDFRGDKVTENTERFSGGEKARLVLALIVWQRPNLLLLDEPTNHLDLDMRQALTEALIDFEGALVVVSHDRHLLRATTDDLYLVHDGKVDVFEGDLEDYQQWLSDLQKQQAQQDAAPKLDNGNSAQARKDQKRRDAELRTQTQPLRKEIEKLEKQMSKWQSQLADAEAQLADSAIYDQSRKADLTTALKRQAESKSALEEVEMAWLEAQEQLEQIMAS
- the kefG gene encoding glutathione-regulated potassium-efflux system ancillary protein KefG; its protein translation is MSQPPRVLLLYAHPESQDSIANRILLQPAQALEHVTVHDLYAAYPDFFIDIHHEQQLLREHDVIIFQHPLYTYSCPALLKEWLDRVLSRGFANGVDGNALEGKYWRSVVTTGEPESAFKQQGLNRYSLNDIMRPFELTARMCRMHWMPPMIVYMARRQSPELLKNYARAYGDWLAAPLLNGGV